One region of Paraburkholderia phymatum STM815 genomic DNA includes:
- a CDS encoding D-2-hydroxyacid dehydrogenase, which produces MQHEIVFLDRSTLNADVRRPAFDHHWVQYASTSAHEVEQRLDGATIAITNKVPLRANVLDRHPSIRMIAVAATGYDCVDTAYCRERGIAVANIRGYATHTVPEHTFALMLALRRNLLAYRSDVQRGRWQQARQFCFFDHPISDLHGATLGIIGGGALGQGTAQIARGFGMRVIFAEHDSQRTRVPAADYVPLDTLLRTSDVISLHAPLTPATRNLIGLDQLRMMKPSCLLINTARGGLVCEASLAAALKEGLIAGAGFDVLSQEPPVAGNPLLELDLPNFILTPHVAWASNDAMQSLADQLIENIEAFARGEPRNLVM; this is translated from the coding sequence ATGCAACATGAAATCGTCTTTCTCGACCGTTCGACGCTGAACGCCGATGTGCGGCGCCCCGCGTTCGACCACCACTGGGTCCAGTATGCGTCGACCTCCGCGCACGAGGTCGAGCAGCGGCTCGACGGCGCGACCATCGCTATCACGAACAAGGTGCCGCTGAGGGCCAATGTGCTCGACCGGCATCCGTCGATAAGAATGATCGCGGTGGCGGCGACGGGCTACGACTGCGTCGACACTGCGTACTGCCGCGAGCGCGGGATCGCCGTCGCGAACATTCGCGGCTACGCGACGCACACGGTCCCGGAGCACACGTTCGCGCTGATGCTTGCATTGCGGCGCAACCTGCTCGCCTATCGCAGCGACGTGCAGCGCGGACGCTGGCAACAGGCGCGGCAGTTCTGCTTCTTCGATCACCCGATCAGCGATCTGCATGGCGCGACGCTCGGCATCATCGGCGGCGGCGCGCTGGGCCAGGGCACGGCGCAGATCGCACGCGGCTTCGGCATGCGCGTGATTTTCGCGGAGCATGACTCGCAGCGCACGCGCGTGCCCGCCGCCGACTACGTGCCGCTCGACACGCTGCTGCGCACCTCCGACGTGATCTCGCTGCATGCACCGCTCACGCCCGCGACACGCAACCTGATCGGCCTCGACCAGTTGCGCATGATGAAGCCCAGTTGCCTGCTGATCAACACGGCGCGCGGCGGGCTCGTGTGCGAAGCGTCGCTGGCGGCGGCGCTGAAGGAAGGCCTGATCGCCGGCGCGGGCTTCGACGTGCTGAGCCAGGAGCCGCCCGTCGCGGGCAATCCGCTGCTCGAACTCGATCTGCCCAACTTCATCCTGACCCCGCACGTTGCGTGGGCGTCCAACGACGCCATGCAGTCGCTCGCCGACCAGCTGATCGAGAACATCGAGGCATTCGCGCGCGGCGAGCCTCGCAATCTCGTGATGTGA
- a CDS encoding aminotransferase class V-fold PLP-dependent enzyme, whose translation MSNTSGSRIAGRNILAVPGPTNVPDAVLRAMVVSMEDHRSTKFPELAHGLLSDLKKIYRTAEGQPFIFPSSGTGAWEAALTNTLSPGDRVLVPRFGQFSHLWADMAQRLGFDVEILDVDWGEGVPVERIAEILKADGQHTIKGILACHNETATGVTSDIGALRRAMDDARHPALLFVDGVSSIGCIDFRMDEWGVDLAVTGSQKGLMLPAGLGILCVSQKALKAISHAKSRRCYFDLADMVRTNATGYFPYTPALSLLYGLRAALDLLFEEGLENVFARHHYLAAGVRAAVTEGWGLELCAKAPRWHSDTVSAIVVPEGVNAAQVIDTAYRRYNLALGAGLSKVAGKVFRIGHLGDLNELMLMSAIAGAEMAMLDAGIDVRPGSGVGAAGQYWRTHTPGAQADHASVQPAANPAPRRVAAA comes from the coding sequence ATGTCGAACACTTCAGGCTCGCGCATCGCCGGACGCAATATCCTCGCCGTCCCCGGCCCGACGAACGTTCCCGACGCAGTACTGCGCGCGATGGTCGTATCAATGGAAGACCACCGTTCGACGAAATTCCCCGAGCTCGCGCATGGTCTGCTGTCCGACCTGAAGAAGATCTACCGGACGGCGGAAGGCCAGCCGTTCATCTTCCCGTCGTCGGGCACGGGCGCATGGGAAGCGGCGCTGACCAACACGCTGTCGCCCGGCGACCGCGTGCTGGTGCCGCGCTTCGGCCAGTTCAGCCATCTGTGGGCCGATATGGCGCAGCGGCTGGGCTTCGATGTGGAAATTCTCGATGTCGATTGGGGCGAAGGCGTGCCCGTCGAGCGGATCGCGGAGATTCTCAAGGCGGACGGCCAGCACACGATCAAGGGCATCCTCGCCTGCCACAACGAAACGGCAACGGGCGTGACGAGCGATATCGGCGCGCTGCGCCGCGCGATGGACGACGCGCGTCACCCAGCCTTGCTGTTCGTCGACGGGGTGAGTTCGATCGGCTGCATCGATTTCCGCATGGACGAATGGGGCGTCGATCTCGCGGTGACGGGTTCGCAGAAAGGCCTGATGCTGCCGGCGGGTCTCGGCATCCTGTGCGTGAGCCAGAAGGCGCTGAAGGCCATTAGCCACGCGAAATCGCGCCGCTGCTACTTCGACCTCGCCGACATGGTGCGCACCAACGCCACCGGCTACTTCCCGTACACGCCCGCGCTGTCGCTGCTCTACGGGTTGCGCGCCGCGCTCGACCTGCTGTTCGAGGAAGGGCTCGAGAACGTCTTCGCGCGCCATCACTATCTCGCGGCGGGCGTGCGTGCCGCCGTCACGGAAGGCTGGGGACTGGAACTGTGTGCAAAGGCGCCCAGGTGGCATTCGGATACCGTGTCCGCGATCGTCGTGCCGGAAGGCGTCAACGCCGCGCAGGTGATCGACACCGCGTATCGCCGCTACAACCTCGCGCTCGGCGCGGGGCTTTCGAAGGTCGCGGGCAAGGTGTTCCGCATCGGCCATCTCGGCGACCTGAACGAACTGATGCTGATGAGCGCGATCGCGGGCGCGGAAATGGCGATGCTCGACGCCGGCATCGACGTGCGTCCGGGCAGCGGCGTCGGCGCGGCTGGCCAGTACTGGCGCACGCACACGCCGGGCGCACAGGCGGACCACGCGAGCGTGCAACCGGCTGCCAACCCTGCGCCGCGCCGCGTCGCCGCTGCCTGA
- the glyA gene encoding serine hydroxymethyltransferase, with amino-acid sequence MFSYKNTLAVTDPELQHAIAAETQRQQDHIELIASENYTSPAVLEAQGSQLTNKYAEGYPGKRYYGGCEHVDVVEQLAIDRAKQLFNADHANVQPHSGSQANQAVYLSALTPGDTILGMSLAHGGHLTHGASVNVSGKLFNAVSYGLDAETEEIDYDTAQRLAEQHRPRMIVAGASAYSLVIDWQRFRAIADSVGATLLVDMAHYAGLVAAGLYPSPVGIADYVTTTTHKTLRGPRGGLILSRAETAKAIDSTIFPGIQGGPLMHVIAGKAAALREAMTDEFRQYQQQVLVNARTIAQTLQQRGLRIVSGRTDSHVFLVDLRAKNVTGKEAEAALGRAFITVNKNAIPNDPQKPFVTSGVRIGSPAITTRGLREAEAEQLAHLIADVLDAPGNDLVIRRTADAVLALTARFPVYRDAPDALRDDAPRDGRAAAGDGAH; translated from the coding sequence ATGTTCAGCTACAAAAACACGCTCGCCGTTACCGATCCGGAACTGCAGCATGCAATCGCGGCAGAAACGCAGCGCCAGCAGGATCACATCGAACTCATCGCATCCGAAAACTATACGTCGCCCGCCGTGCTCGAAGCACAGGGTTCGCAGCTTACGAACAAGTACGCGGAAGGCTATCCCGGCAAGCGCTACTACGGCGGATGTGAACACGTCGACGTCGTCGAGCAGCTCGCGATCGATCGCGCGAAGCAGCTGTTCAACGCCGATCATGCGAATGTGCAGCCGCATTCGGGATCGCAGGCGAATCAGGCCGTGTATCTGTCCGCGCTCACACCGGGCGATACGATTCTCGGCATGTCGCTCGCGCATGGGGGGCACCTCACGCACGGCGCGTCCGTGAACGTGAGCGGCAAGCTGTTCAACGCGGTGTCGTATGGCCTCGATGCCGAAACGGAAGAAATCGACTACGACACAGCCCAACGGCTCGCGGAGCAACACCGGCCGCGCATGATCGTCGCGGGCGCGTCAGCGTATTCGCTCGTGATCGACTGGCAGCGTTTTCGTGCGATTGCCGACAGCGTCGGCGCGACGCTGCTCGTCGATATGGCGCACTACGCCGGTCTCGTCGCGGCCGGCCTTTACCCGAGCCCGGTCGGTATCGCCGATTACGTCACCACCACCACGCACAAGACGCTGCGCGGTCCGCGCGGCGGCCTGATCCTTTCGCGCGCCGAAACCGCGAAGGCGATCGATTCGACGATCTTTCCCGGCATCCAGGGCGGCCCGTTGATGCATGTGATCGCGGGCAAGGCGGCGGCGCTGCGCGAAGCAATGACGGACGAATTCCGCCAGTACCAGCAACAGGTGCTCGTCAACGCCCGCACCATTGCGCAGACGCTCCAGCAGCGCGGCCTGCGGATCGTGTCGGGGCGCACCGACTCGCACGTGTTCCTCGTCGATCTGCGCGCGAAGAACGTGACGGGCAAGGAAGCGGAAGCCGCGCTCGGCCGCGCGTTCATCACGGTCAACAAGAACGCGATTCCGAACGATCCGCAAAAGCCCTTCGTGACGAGCGGCGTGCGCATCGGTTCGCCCGCTATCACGACGCGCGGCCTGCGCGAAGCCGAAGCGGAACAGCTCGCGCATCTGATTGCCGACGTGCTCGACGCGCCCGGAAACGATCTGGTGATCCGCCGCACTGCCGACGCCGTACTCGCGCTGACCGCCAGGTTCCCGGTGTATCGCGACGCACCCGACGCGCTGCGCGACGACGCACCGCGCGACGGCCGTGCAGCCGCCGGCGACGGCGCGCATTGA
- a CDS encoding LysR family transcriptional regulator: protein MLHLTLRQLRVFEASARHLSFSRAAQELHLTQPGVSSQLKQLETSIGMPLFEQVGRRVFLTAAGKELYSHTRLLQQQLSVLETSLDQLRDMKQGKLKVSLVSGTANPLALQLIAKFTRAFPGVRVSLSVGNRECVLNELASNETDLAIMGLPPEGQGLAAVRVARNPLVMIAPPDHALVRERRIALDMLERETFLVRESGSGTRRAMERFFAEHRVSFRPGMEVSSNEAIKWAVQAGMGLSVVPLATIMAELETLRLKVLDVEHLPIVRYLYVVHRESKQLSTAASAFRDSLVSGAHEAGERVAMEV from the coding sequence ATGCTGCATCTGACTTTGCGTCAGTTGCGCGTGTTCGAAGCGAGCGCGCGCCACCTGAGTTTTTCGCGTGCTGCGCAAGAGCTTCATCTGACGCAACCCGGCGTGTCGTCGCAACTGAAGCAGCTCGAGACCAGTATCGGCATGCCGCTCTTCGAGCAGGTCGGGCGGCGTGTCTTCCTGACGGCTGCGGGCAAGGAGCTATACAGCCATACTCGGCTGCTTCAGCAACAGTTGTCCGTGCTCGAAACGTCGCTCGACCAGTTGCGCGACATGAAGCAGGGCAAGCTGAAGGTGTCGCTGGTGAGCGGCACGGCCAATCCGCTTGCGCTTCAGTTGATCGCGAAGTTCACGCGTGCGTTTCCCGGCGTGCGGGTGAGTCTTTCTGTCGGCAACAGGGAGTGCGTGCTGAACGAACTGGCAAGCAACGAGACCGATCTCGCCATCATGGGGTTGCCGCCAGAAGGCCAAGGTCTCGCTGCCGTACGCGTGGCAAGAAATCCGCTCGTGATGATCGCGCCGCCCGATCACGCGCTCGTGCGCGAGCGCCGCATCGCGCTCGACATGCTGGAGCGAGAGACGTTTCTCGTGCGAGAGTCGGGTTCCGGCACGCGCCGCGCGATGGAGCGTTTCTTCGCCGAGCACCGCGTCAGTTTTCGACCCGGCATGGAAGTGAGCAGCAACGAGGCGATCAAATGGGCGGTGCAGGCGGGCATGGGACTGTCAGTCGTTCCCCTCGCGACGATCATGGCCGAACTCGAAACGCTGCGGCTCAAGGTGCTCGACGTCGAGCATTTGCCCATCGTGCGGTATCTGTATGTGGTGCATCGCGAGAGCAAGCAGCTTTCGACGGCAGCCTCCGCGTTCAGGGACAGCCTCGTGAGCGGCGCGCACGAAGCGGGCGAGCGGGTGGCGATGGAGGTTTAA
- a CDS encoding formylmethanofuran dehydrogenase subunit C has translation MKRITLRLKQAPALRIDARELLPARLAELATRDICAIALWHGAERISVGELFAVEVGEGTRDAPQLVFEGDMQRFDRLGMRMHAGHILVDGDAGDFVGLQMSAGTVLVEGHCGSFAACELTGGRIEIRGNAGDFAGAALPGDMDGMRGGTLVVHGDAGARLGDRMRRGTIAVFGSAGAFVASRMVAGTIAITGKVGEHPAYGMRRGSLVLLDPAWPTTPRFAENSSDIDVFWRLLVPTLAREGGPFAMLSRAHAPQRLRGDVSVQGKGEILLPR, from the coding sequence ATGAAGCGCATCACGTTACGTCTGAAGCAGGCGCCCGCGTTGCGCATCGATGCGCGCGAATTACTGCCCGCTCGGCTCGCGGAACTCGCTACGCGAGACATCTGCGCCATCGCACTCTGGCATGGCGCTGAGCGGATCAGTGTCGGCGAACTGTTCGCAGTGGAGGTCGGCGAAGGCACGCGCGACGCACCGCAACTCGTGTTTGAAGGCGACATGCAGCGCTTCGACCGCCTTGGCATGCGCATGCATGCGGGACACATTCTCGTCGACGGCGACGCAGGCGATTTCGTCGGCTTGCAGATGAGCGCGGGAACGGTGCTCGTCGAAGGCCATTGCGGAAGCTTCGCGGCCTGCGAGCTAACTGGCGGACGTATCGAGATTCGCGGCAATGCGGGCGACTTCGCGGGCGCTGCGCTGCCGGGCGACATGGACGGCATGCGCGGCGGCACGCTCGTGGTTCACGGCGACGCAGGCGCGCGACTCGGCGATCGCATGCGGCGCGGCACGATCGCGGTATTCGGTTCGGCGGGCGCATTCGTCGCGTCGCGGATGGTCGCGGGCACCATCGCGATTACGGGCAAGGTTGGAGAACATCCGGCGTATGGCATGCGGCGCGGGTCACTCGTGCTGCTCGATCCCGCCTGGCCAACGACACCGCGCTTCGCCGAAAACAGCAGCGATATCGACGTATTCTGGCGGCTGCTCGTGCCAACGCTCGCGCGTGAAGGCGGCCCATTCGCGATGCTGTCGCGCGCGCATGCGCCCCAGCGGCTGCGCGGCGATGTGTCGGTTCAAGGCAAGGGAGAAATCCTGTTGCCGCGTTAG
- the fhcD gene encoding formylmethanofuran--tetrahydromethanopterin N-formyltransferase: MSVTTSPRSVRGVSIDDTFAEAFPMKATRLIVTARDATWARNAALAATGFATSVIACGCEAGIERELSPDETPDGRPGVALLLFSMSGKELAKQVERRVGQCVLTCPTTAVFSGIENGEPIALGRNLRFFGDGWQIAKMIDGKRFWRVPVMDGEFVAEETTSVLKGVGGGNLLFLARDTDAALRAAQTAVRAMRGVPNVIMPFPGGVVRSGSKVGSKYPALPASTNDAFCPGLAELALRTELHGDVRSVLEIVIDGLSEADVAEAMRVGIDAATGGDAGVAHGLVRISAGNYGGKLGPFHFHLHQLCDQLRDQLRDQLTEPEGR, encoded by the coding sequence ATGAGTGTGACAACTTCGCCGCGCAGCGTGCGCGGCGTATCGATCGACGACACCTTCGCCGAAGCCTTCCCGATGAAGGCGACGCGCCTCATCGTCACGGCGCGCGATGCCACGTGGGCGCGCAACGCGGCGCTCGCGGCAACCGGTTTTGCGACCTCGGTGATCGCCTGCGGCTGCGAAGCGGGCATCGAGCGCGAGCTATCGCCCGACGAAACGCCGGACGGACGGCCCGGCGTCGCACTGCTGCTGTTTTCGATGTCCGGCAAGGAACTCGCGAAACAGGTCGAGCGCCGCGTCGGACAGTGCGTGCTGACCTGCCCGACGACGGCCGTGTTCAGCGGAATCGAGAATGGCGAGCCGATTGCGCTCGGCAGGAATCTGCGCTTCTTCGGCGACGGCTGGCAGATCGCGAAAATGATCGACGGCAAGCGTTTCTGGCGCGTGCCAGTGATGGACGGCGAGTTCGTCGCCGAGGAAACCACCTCGGTCCTCAAAGGCGTAGGCGGCGGTAATCTGCTCTTTCTCGCGCGCGATACCGATGCCGCGCTTCGTGCCGCGCAAACGGCAGTGCGCGCGATGCGCGGCGTGCCGAACGTGATCATGCCGTTTCCCGGCGGCGTCGTGCGCTCGGGGTCCAAGGTCGGCTCGAAGTATCCCGCGCTGCCCGCTTCGACCAACGACGCATTCTGCCCCGGCCTTGCCGAACTCGCGCTTCGCACCGAACTGCACGGCGATGTGCGAAGCGTGCTGGAGATCGTGATCGACGGATTGAGCGAAGCAGATGTGGCCGAGGCAATGCGCGTCGGCATCGACGCCGCGACGGGAGGCGACGCGGGTGTCGCTCATGGCCTCGTGCGGATCTCGGCAGGCAATTACGGCGGCAAGCTCGGGCCGTTTCACTTCCATTTGCATCAGCTATGCGATCAACTGCGCGATCAACTGCGCGATCAACTGACCGAGCCGGAGGGCCGATGA